CACCCTCCCTCTGGATCCGCGCCCGCCGGCCCGAGGCGCCGCTGCGTCGCCTGCTGGAGGCCATTCCCGCCAGCGCGGTAGCCCATCCGCGCCTGCCCGCGGCCTGGCGCCTGGAGTGCCGGGAGGACCTCTACGCCACCACCGCCTACCGCCAGGGGGCCTTCGTCCTGCAGGATCCGGCCAGCCAGGCCATCGGCGCCCTCTGCGGGGCGGCCCCCGGACAGCATTGGCTGGACCTCTGCGCCGGGGCGGGCGGCAAGAGCCTGCAATTGGCCGACGCCATGGCGGGCAAGGGCGTGGTGGAGGCCTGCGAGGTGAGCGCCGCCCGCCTGGCCGAACTGCGCCGCCGGGCCAGGCGCCTGCAGGTCTTCAACCTGAGGGGACACGCCTGGGACGGCCAGCGCCTGCCCCGCCTCCCGCCGGCGGACGGCGTGCTGGTGGACGCGCCCTGTTCCAGCAGCGGCACCCTGCGCCGCAACCCCGACCTCTGGCAGCGCCCCGCCCCCGCGCTGGCCGCCCTCACCGCCCTGCAGGACGGGCTGCTCGACCTCGCCGCGGCGCGCGTCAAGCCGGGGGGCCGCCTCGTCTACGCCACCTGCAGCCTGCTGGCCGTGGAGAACGAGGAGCGGGTGCAGGCCTTCCTCGCCCGCCATCCCGCCTTCCGCCCGGCGCCCCTGGTCAACCCGCTGGACGGCCGCCCCGGCGACGGCCGGCTGCGCCTCTCACCGCTGGACGGCGACCACGACGGCACCTTCACCGCCACCCTCTGGCGCATGATGGACTAAGATAACACAATGGAATTGTTATGGATATGTGATGTTGACGGCTATTAAAAGGAGTAAAAATCAAATGAATTAATTACAATTAATTATCTACAAATATTGAATTTCTTCCAGTTTGGCACATATGCACTCATTAATGTCTTGAATACTCTACCGTGATTGGGTATCCGCAGATGCAAGAGCTCGTGGGCAATGACGAAATCTTGAAAGCCCGAGGTCTGATCAACAAGATCCACGGCCAGCGTGATGATGCCGGTCGTCGAACACGAACCCCATTTGCGCGTCATGGTCTGCACACGGACGATCCGAGGTTCAACCCTTAACCGTCGAGACCAGTCCTCCACGCGTTGGCAGAGGAGCTGGCGGGTTCTCTTACGCGCTCGCATCGCCATCGCCGCCGAGCAGGATCGTGAGGATGATCTCCACGACCCGCCCGCGCTTGTCCTTGTCCAGCCCCAGAAGCGGACGGTAGAGCGCTGCACGCAGCTTGCGCTGCTCGTCGGCATTGACTCGCGCATTGGGGAAGCGGGCAAGCAGCGACTCGGATGACCGCGCCAGCTCCATTGCGACGGTACCGGCACCAGCAAGCTCCCTGTCGTCCTTCAGCGACCAGTAGACTCCGAAAGCTCGGGCGGACAGGCCGCTGTCCTTGGCGGCGTTGACCGCCTCTTCCTTCTCCCTGGCCAGCGCCGCCAGCATGTCCAGAGCGGCGAGTCCGGTCGTGGTGCGGTTCTCAAGATCCTTGAGAATGCGCTCAGCTCGCTCTTTCAAGGTTTGCAGGATCGATGATCTGTCGGGGTTCTCGTCGATCTCCAGTTGCAGCCCGCGCACCAGGTTGAAGACCTTGCCTTCGTCCGAACCAGGCTTCCCGCGAATTCGCTCCAGCGTCTCGACATCGAAGGTCACGCTCCTCGTGACCTGTCCCAGGCCATACTGGGAGGCGTTCTCCTTGACAAGCGTGGCGGTCTTGTAGGCGAGATCGGCGGTGTAGCCGCCACGATCGGCGTAGGCGTTGCGCACCGTCGCATAGAGCTGCGCCAGCCGCTTGAAGGCGTCGATGTGATCCCGCAGCTCAGGCGAAGGCGAGAGGATCTCCCACAAAGCCTCGATTTCCTTGTAGGCTTCGAAGAAGGCCTTCCTCGGCTCTGGATCGAGAAAGCGGCCGTAGACCAGTCCTTCCAGTTTCTCGTCGGCACCACCCTGCTCGCCGGCGTCCAGGTAGTCCGTCCTGGCCCTTGCGATCCTTGCAAGGAAGTCCTTCAGCAGCAGATCCAGATCCTCGATGACGCCGCTGACGTCGGTGCTGTCGAACTGCAGCGCCTTGTTCAGCTCGCGCAGCACGCCGACGAAGTCGACCACAAGTCCGACACACTTCTGGACTCCGTTGGCGTCCACGAGAGGCCGGTTCACCCGCGCGATGGCCTGCAACAGGACATGGTCGCGCATCGGCTTGTCGAGATACATGCAATAGAGAAGCGGCGCGTCGTAACCGGTCAGCAGCTTGTCGGTGACGATGAGGATCTTCGGGTCCCCGGCCGGCTTCTTGAAGAGCAGGCGGACGTCGGCCTCGCGCTCGGGGGTCAGCTGCAGCTTCGCGACCAGCGGCCGCTCGACCACATCCGCCGCGCTCTCGGTGTAAACCGCTTCAGACCAGGAGGGCGGCAGCAGCTTGTCAAGGGCCCGCTTGTACTTGGCGCAGGCCTCGCGGTTCACGCCGACGAGGAAGGCCTTGTAGCCCAGCGGCAGCACCTTCTCCTTGAAGTGGGCGGCGACGAAGGCGGCGACCTTCTCGATGCGGTCGTCGGCGCAGAGGAAGGTCCGCAGACCCACGGCGCGGTCAAGCACGAGGTTGAGCTCGTTGATGTCGGTGATGCCTTCAGCCGCGGCGAGCTCGAAGAACTCCTTGTCCAGCCGCTCGGCGGGAATCGTCATCTCGCTGGGCGCCATCGTGTGGCGGATGGGCAGGGTGGTCCCGTCCTCGATGGACTCGCGGATCGAGTACTTGTCCAGATAGCCTTGTTCATCGTCAATGCCGAAGATCTTGAAGGTCCCCGCGCCCTGCGCCGTCTTGGCGATCGGCGTGCCGGTGAAGCCGATGATCGTCGCGTTGGGCACGGCCGCCATCAGGTAGGTGCCCAGGTCATGGGCCACGGAGCGGTGCGCCTCGTCGATGAAGACGTAGATGTTCTCCCGCGGGTTGGCGCCCTTGTCGATGCCTTCGAACTTGTGGATCATCGAGAGGATCAAACCGCGCTTGTCGCTCCTCAGCAGGTCCTGGACCTCAACCTTTGAGTTCGCGCGCCAGTTCGGGATGTCATGGCTCTGCATCTCGCCCAGCAGCCTCTCCACCCAGCCCTTGAGCTGGCCTTCCAGCTCGCTGCGGTCCACCACCAGGATCACCGTGGCATGCTGGAAGCGCTCCTTGTCCTCCAGGATCAGGCGGGCGGCGGTCAAAAGGGTGAAGGTCTTGCCCGAGCCCTGCGTGTGCCAGATCAGGCCGCACCTCCGGCCCGCGTCCGCGCAGCGCGCGACAACCTTGTCGACGGCGGCGCGCTGGTGCTGGCGCAGGACGGACTTGCGGGTCTCGCCATCCTCGACATAGAAGAGGATCCAGTGCTGGAGCGTGCGGAGGAAATCGGCAGGCTCGAAGAAGGCCTGCACGGCGAAGCGATAGGATTCGTCCGGCCGCTGCTTCCAGCGCGCCATGAAGCGGCGGTTGACGTTCCAGGTGACGCCGTACCAGTAGTCCAGCAGGTGGGTGACGTTGAAGAGCTGCGGCGTCCCGACCAGCTCGGGGGTCTCCAGTTCGTAGCGCCTCAGCTGGGTCACGCCCCGATCGATGGCGCCGCCGTCCTTCGGATTCTTGTGCTCGACGAGGCAGACCGGCACGCCGTTGACCACGAACATCAGGTCGGCGCGGTTGCCCTTGCGGGCGGGCGGCTTCAGCTTCCATTCCCAGGTGACGTGGAGGACATTCGCCGCCGGCGTCTCGAAGTCGATGAGCTGGACGCGCCGGTGGCGCTCCTCCTGCTCGTCGTGCCACTGCCGCTCGCCGCGCAGCCAGGCGAGCATCTCGCGGTTGCCCTCGATGGTGGGCGGGAGCGCCTCCAGTTTCTCGATGACCTGGCGGACAGCATCGGCCGACAGCCAAGGATTGAACTTGGCGAGAGCCGCCCCCAGTTCGTCGCGAAGCAGCATGCCCTCCTCGCCGCCACGCTTGCGCCGGGCGGCTTCCGGCGTCAGCGGTGTCCAGCCGACGCCGGCGGCATGGGCCACCATCGGAAACTGGACGCTCCCCACCTCGCTGATGCACAGTTCAGACATCTGCCACCTGCTCGAACCGGCCCGATTTGCGTCTTGCGCGTTCAAGCCTACGGCCGTTGTGTATCATAATCGTCGTATCGTGATACTCAAACGAGCTTGATGCGCATTGGTGAGACTCAAAACACGATCCGTCCTTCAGCTATGTTCAGCAAAGATGGAAAAGCGAAGATCGCCGACCGCCGACCCGAGCTCTCCAGAATCGTGGTCAGGATCCCGGCCTCCCGCAGCAGGCCGAGGAAGCGGTGCGCCGTCGGTTTCGGAATGGACGAGCCATTGATGAAATGACTGCTGGCGAAGATCGGCCGCTCGAAAAGGAAGTTCACGGCCCGGTTGGCGTGCTGGGAATGCGTCAGGTCGGTGATCTCCCGCAGCATGCGCTTGTGCAGGTCGAGGATCGCCTGCGCCCGGGACTGGTTGTCGGAGGCCTGCGCGATCAGCCCCTCGAGGAAGAAGGCGCACCACGGGGTCCAGGCGCCGTCCCGCGAGACGGCGCGCATCGCCTCGACGTACTGCTCCCGCCGCGCGTCCAGATAGCCGCTCATGTAGAAGTCCGGCCCGCGGAGGATGCCGCGCTCGAAGAGGAAGAGCGGGATGAGCATCCGGCCCAGCCGCCCGTTGCCGTCCTTGAAGGGATGCAGCGCCTCGAACTCCACGTGGAGGACGGCGAGCTGGACGAGGGGATCGCGCTCCTCGCGGCCCTGGAGATAGCGGGTCCAGGCGTCCAGGCCAGCCAGCAGGTGCTCCTGTGGCGCCGTCACGAAACTGGCCTCCTCGATCCGGCAGCCCTTGGGGCCGATCCAGTTCTGCTCCGTGCGGAAGGCGCCCGGGCTCTTGTCGCGGCCCCGCACGCCGTCCAGCAGCAGGGCGTGCGCCTCGCGCAGCAGGTGCGGCGAGAGCGGACGATCCGCCAGGGACTTCGTGGCGAAGACGAGGGCGGCGCGGTAGTTGCGGATCTCCTCGGCCTCGTCGCGCTTGGGCTGGGAGAGCCCGGCGCCGTCGCCGGCCTCGATCTGCAGCACCTCGCCCATGGTGACGGTGGTGCCCTCGATCCGCGAGGAGAGCACGGCCTCCTGGGTCGTCAGGGGCGCCAGCAGGACGGCGGGATCGGGGATCGCCGCCAGCAGGCCGTCGTAGCGCGCCAGCGCGGCGCGGGCGTCGCCGATGAGGGGCACCAGCCGGGCCCAATCGATCTGGCCGGGCGGGAAGCCGCCCAGGTGGTAGCGGACCGCCTCGCTCATGCCGCCGCGTCCGACTTGGCTTGCGGGGACAAGGCCGTCAGGTCGAGATCCGCGACGCGCAGGGCGCCGGTCATCAATTGGTGCAGCAGCGCCCGGAAGAGCTGGTCGAGGACGGCGCGCTTGCGGCGGTGCAGGTCGATCTTGCGGTCGATGGCGTTGAGGATGGCTGCAACTTCCTGTTGTTCTTCCAATGCCGGAGGCAACGGAATTGGAACGCTCCGCAGGAAGGCACAGGTCAGTGCGCCTTTTGTGCTCCCGCCGCCCGCTCCGACTTGACGAAAGTAGTCGTACTGCGTCTCCAAGTATCCTCGTACGAATGACGGTTCGGCAACCTTGAGGTCTGTTGCGACATAGGCGATGTGCTGATTGACAGTGGCGCGCATTCGTAGGACAGCACAATGCCCGAGCGTCTTTCCCTGTCCAGTGATGGCTATAAGAATTGCTCCTGGCTCGATCTGTGGCAAGTGGCATTCTCGAAGCGCTGCGGCAGTGACGAATTGGTCCGCCTCTTCGATTTCGCGATCATAGACCTTCGCACTCGTTAACCATGGAAAGTCACCACCATCCCAGTAATCCTTGATGTTCCTCTTTGGTGTCGAGCCATTGCCGATTCTTCCGAGTGAGCCAAGTGGAACTACATCCCAACTCTCCGGCACTGGACCGATCTCGGTCTCCTTCTGCTCCTCGCCCCGCAGGCCGCGCGTGAACAGGGTGCGCATTGCTGCGCGCTTAAGATCTTGGGACAGGGCGGTACTCCTGTCGTGAACATGCATCGCCTCCCGCACCCTCGCCAGAGCGCGGACGATTTCTCGCTGTTCGTCGATCTCAGGATGTGGCACATCCAATGCTGCAAGTCGATTCCGCGACAGGTTGGGAATCGTGGTCTTGTTTCCGGCGCCCTCGTAGATGCCGAGCTGAGTAAATCCGGATTGCAGGAAGTAGACGTAGAAGCGTGGCTCGACATCATCCAACAGCGGCCGGAGACGATGGAGGTGGTTCTGGAAGGACATGACCTCCCGCTCACCATTCCAGATGGCCGCGCGCCCAATCTCGCCGCCTTCACATACCAGCAAGTCACCGGGCAGCAGCAACTTATCTAGAAGCTCATGGTCCGGAATCGCCATCTCATCCACCGTCGTGAGATCGATCTCATCCCACAGGACATTTGAAGTGCGCAGGAATGGCGTCTTGCAGTACCCTTCGCGGGCGGCGGCGGACATGGTCTTGCCCGCCCCGATTTCAAAGAGCTTGCCGAGAGGGCAAAGGGACCAAGACTCGTTGATCATAGCCGCCCCAGCATCTTGGCAAGCGAGGCGTCAATGTCGTGCGCTTGCTTGTCAAGCCCCAACAGCTCGGTCACGATGTCCTTGATCGGGCGCTCGCTGACTGCGTCAGCCTGTGCAATCCATCGGCTCGGGCTCAGGTTGTAGTCCGCCTCCTCGGCCTGTTGGCGCGTGATGACGGCGATCTCTCCTTCCACCGGCTCGCCCTTGAGGAAGGCCGCCGCCAGCGGGCGGATCTCCGCCGCGGGGATGTAGTTCTTCGGCCGGCCCTTCAGGACACGGCGCGAGGCGTTGAGGAGCACGATGCGCTCCCGGCGCGCGGCCGGCTTGCGTTTGGAGAGCACCACGATCACGCCGGCGGCGCTGGTGTTGTAGAAGAGGTTGTCCGGGAGCAGGATGACGCCGTCGATGTAGTCGTGGTCCACGAACCACTTGCGGATGCCGCGCTCCTTGTCCTCGTTCTTGCTGCCGGAGCC
This genomic window from bacterium contains:
- a CDS encoding HsdR family type I site-specific deoxyribonuclease, with protein sequence MSELCISEVGSVQFPMVAHAAGVGWTPLTPEAARRKRGGEEGMLLRDELGAALAKFNPWLSADAVRQVIEKLEALPPTIEGNREMLAWLRGERQWHDEQEERHRRVQLIDFETPAANVLHVTWEWKLKPPARKGNRADLMFVVNGVPVCLVEHKNPKDGGAIDRGVTQLRRYELETPELVGTPQLFNVTHLLDYWYGVTWNVNRRFMARWKQRPDESYRFAVQAFFEPADFLRTLQHWILFYVEDGETRKSVLRQHQRAAVDKVVARCADAGRRCGLIWHTQGSGKTFTLLTAARLILEDKERFQHATVILVVDRSELEGQLKGWVERLLGEMQSHDIPNWRANSKVEVQDLLRSDKRGLILSMIHKFEGIDKGANPRENIYVFIDEAHRSVAHDLGTYLMAAVPNATIIGFTGTPIAKTAQGAGTFKIFGIDDEQGYLDKYSIRESIEDGTTLPIRHTMAPSEMTIPAERLDKEFFELAAAEGITDINELNLVLDRAVGLRTFLCADDRIEKVAAFVAAHFKEKVLPLGYKAFLVGVNREACAKYKRALDKLLPPSWSEAVYTESAADVVERPLVAKLQLTPEREADVRLLFKKPAGDPKILIVTDKLLTGYDAPLLYCMYLDKPMRDHVLLQAIARVNRPLVDANGVQKCVGLVVDFVGVLRELNKALQFDSTDVSGVIEDLDLLLKDFLARIARARTDYLDAGEQGGADEKLEGLVYGRFLDPEPRKAFFEAYKEIEALWEILSPSPELRDHIDAFKRLAQLYATVRNAYADRGGYTADLAYKTATLVKENASQYGLGQVTRSVTFDVETLERIRGKPGSDEGKVFNLVRGLQLEIDENPDRSSILQTLKERAERILKDLENRTTTGLAALDMLAALAREKEEAVNAAKDSGLSARAFGVYWSLKDDRELAGAGTVAMELARSSESLLARFPNARVNADEQRKLRAALYRPLLGLDKDKRGRVVEIILTILLGGDGDASA
- a CDS encoding restriction endonuclease subunit S, translating into MINESWSLCPLGKLFEIGAGKTMSAAAREGYCKTPFLRTSNVLWDEIDLTTVDEMAIPDHELLDKLLLPGDLLVCEGGEIGRAAIWNGEREVMSFQNHLHRLRPLLDDVEPRFYVYFLQSGFTQLGIYEGAGNKTTIPNLSRNRLAALDVPHPEIDEQREIVRALARVREAMHVHDRSTALSQDLKRAAMRTLFTRGLRGEEQKETEIGPVPESWDVVPLGSLGRIGNGSTPKRNIKDYWDGGDFPWLTSAKVYDREIEEADQFVTAAALRECHLPQIEPGAILIAITGQGKTLGHCAVLRMRATVNQHIAYVATDLKVAEPSFVRGYLETQYDYFRQVGAGGGSTKGALTCAFLRSVPIPLPPALEEQQEVAAILNAIDRKIDLHRRKRAVLDQLFRALLHQLMTGALRVADLDLTALSPQAKSDAAA
- a CDS encoding RsmB/NOP family class I SAM-dependent RNA methyltransferase, with product LEELAASEAGPPAALREAARRLPGVAAPRLPDWIRRGLPAGVDAAALALACLRPPSLWIRARRPEAPLRRLLEAIPASAVAHPRLPAAWRLECREDLYATTAYRQGAFVLQDPASQAIGALCGAAPGQHWLDLCAGAGGKSLQLADAMAGKGVVEACEVSAARLAELRRRARRLQVFNLRGHAWDGQRLPRLPPADGVLVDAPCSSSGTLRRNPDLWQRPAPALAALTALQDGLLDLAAARVKPGGRLVYATCSLLAVENEERVQAFLARHPAFRPAPLVNPLDGRPGDGRLRLSPLDGDHDGTFTATLWRMMD
- a CDS encoding Fic/DOC family N-terminal domain-containing protein; translated protein: MSEAVRYHLGGFPPGQIDWARLVPLIGDARAALARYDGLLAAIPDPAVLLAPLTTQEAVLSSRIEGTTVTMGEVLQIEAGDGAGLSQPKRDEAEEIRNYRAALVFATKSLADRPLSPHLLREAHALLLDGVRGRDKSPGAFRTEQNWIGPKGCRIEEASFVTAPQEHLLAGLDAWTRYLQGREERDPLVQLAVLHVEFEALHPFKDGNGRLGRMLIPLFLFERGILRGPDFYMSGYLDARREQYVEAMRAVSRDGAWTPWCAFFLEGLIAQASDNQSRAQAILDLHKRMLREITDLTHSQHANRAVNFLFERPIFASSHFINGSSIPKPTAHRFLGLLREAGILTTILESSGRRSAIFAFPSLLNIAEGRIVF
- a CDS encoding M48 family metallopeptidase, with translation MRARKRTRQLLCQRVEDWSRRLRVEPRIVRVQTMTRKWGSCSTTGIITLAVDLVDQTSGFQDFVIAHELLHLRIPNHGRVFKTLMSAYVPNWKKFNICR